The Stomoxys calcitrans chromosome 3, idStoCalc2.1, whole genome shotgun sequence genome includes a region encoding these proteins:
- the LOC106082288 gene encoding zinc finger protein ush isoform X4 has product MFGDCSDSTEDMTVDSRDSKDFNTNNIMDENDHHHMQQEQPSNDDHRSSPAAIVNRLTKETEHKMPAESPNHSDMGDLDDNEPPKQKRPKMELESHLRKTPDCLSMQPTTPSAVHANESSKPDEDDNLASTQMDETNSKDRRSCSPGINSPSISPAKSEDAVNERHSSSSSPSQAMPKLRLNTLLASDPALMPDAKDLKVVHESQSQQRKQRLQQQQQQQERERDIDASSPHRSSSITKLEPLMKPQPTPPLEVAPRMKVFMCLPCGIGFSSPSTLEAHQSFYCSHRHKENVDDDTGASTALNDKASHSPSQASAAIATSSSTGSGGGSESAAKIPKTGKQYACTQCSYSADKKVSLNRHMRMHQTSPAPSSNSNNTGGVATSGSGLMEENSSQQIDRYCSDCDIRFNNVKTYRAHKQHYCSSRRTEGQLTPKLEVSTTPSTPKANSVHSGAMSPQTRTKTPTPAMVAAAAAAAAALQQPSATPFLALPTNPILIIPYSLIRSASLIAGPLQSPSASVVNPETTCFTLDGGHLKPLATALNINALSAASTAANSLVAAAAATVPQLSVVDSTRQTSSNETLLTEKNIRRNVEESSENTPKRKTEGLRETAPLDLSLRRSPIAALLQKQRLNSAASFLDAAAAVEHQQRLDMETLLEAGKENLAIDDAGSITPEQIVCAPSLPNSPSMSPSPRRRAISPRSSGAGSTSSMSPPATIPPGASNSANIFENFHLRSLLPAELLNPLLANKNLELALKLSAAAAAAAVSSSNNNAAVGAQAASTPAELAAAAVAAAAASGRGSLLGLPHPAAANAAAAVQPASAASAAPNQPQIYVKQGVSKCKECNIVFCKYENYLAHKQHYCSARNQDIGEGENKVSSTPPMATAASQAETTPVAYQQLICAACGIKYTSLDNLRAHQNYYCPKGGGAVAAAAAAAAAAAAANAESSQMALPTKEKCTKCKTLHEYGLPCPPPPALAQPAPQHTPTATAASVTAPTSSSTGSSSSTGGHNQNVYKCPLCDAVSLTASESRKHMETHGTVKAFRCTICRYKGNTLRGMRTHIRMHFDKKSTDLNEEHFMACILEDESIEIPSAASLNQEHLVQQQQKHLQQQVAAAAAVAAGLQQQQQQQSQQQQVFNCDICNYSSTYKGNVLRHMKLVHPHIITNSPSISPEAGDLETAETNSLSGSLNGDNGINTFAIKSEPVDHATANAPTTPVVLLNPHDNNNSPIPSIGQHPVHANDLMHHIKSEPMEISIEPPTGPMMSITPTLRSPAIGPPPPLNATPEENVNNQKYCQTCDISFNYMKTYLAHKQFYCKNKMRRPETNDSPSPNAGVLVSAAAVPSPNSLMMQKNKENLQQEAAI; this is encoded by the exons ATTCCAAAGATTTTAATACAAACAATATAATGGATGAAAATGACCATCATCATATGCAACAAGAGCAGCCTTCAAATGATGACCACCGTTCTTCACCGGCTGCCATCGTAAATCGTTTAACTAAAGAGACTGAACACAAAATGCCAGCAGAATCGCCTAATCACAGTGATATGGGTGATTTGGACGACAATGAGCCCCCAAAGCAAAAGAGACCAAAAATGGAATTGGAAAGCCATCTGAGAAAAACGCCTGATTGCTTGTCAATGCAGCCCACAACACCGAGTGCAGTACATGCAAACGAATCATCAAAGCCAGATGAAGATGATAATTTAGCTTCCACACAAATGGACGAAACAAATTCAAAAGATCGTAGATCTTGTAGTCCTGGCATCAATAGTCCCTCCATAAGTCCAGCTAAATCTGAGGATGCTGTCAATGAGCGCCACTCTTCCTCCTCGTCGCCCTCTCAGGCAATGCCCAAATTAAGATTAAACACATTGTTAGCATCAGATCCTGCCCTAATGCCAGATGCCAAAGATTTAAAAGTGGTGCATGAATCACAAAGCCAGCAAAGAAAGCAACGtttgcaacagcaacagcaacaacaggaACGGGAACGGGATATAGATGCATCTAGTCCTCATAGAAGTTCATCCATTACTAAACTGGAGCCGCTCATGAAACCTCAACCCACACCGCCCTTAGAGGTGGCACCACGCATGAAGGTATTCATGTGTTTGCCCTGTGGCATCGGATTCAGTTCACCATCCACCTTGGAGGCCCATCAATCTTTCTATTGTTCTCATCGCCACAAAGAAAATGTTGATGACGATACAGGGGCTTCTACCGCACTCAACGATAAGGCTTCCCATTCACCTTCCCAGGCCTCAGCAGCGATTGCGACCAGCTCTAGTACAGGATCAGGAGGTGGATCGGAATCCGCAGCTAAGATTCCCAAGACAGGTAAACAATACGCTTGCACTCAATGTTCCTACAGTGCCGACAAGAAGGTCTCTCTCAATCGCCATATGCGTATGCATCAAACATCTCCAGCTCCAAGCTCGAATTCGAATAACACTGGTGGTGTTGCCACCTCCGGCAGTGGGCTCATGGAGGAAAATTCTAGTCAA CAGATCGATCGTTATTGCAGTGATTGTGACATACGGTTTAATAATGTCAAAACCTATAGGGCCCACAAGCAGCACTACTGTAGTTCCCGCCGCACAGAGGG ccAATTGACACCCAAACTTGAAGTTTCAACCACACCGAGCACACCTAAAGCTAACTCAGTGCATTCGGGTGCCATGAGTCCTCAGACTAGAACTAAAACTCCCACACCCGCCATGGTGGCTGCTGCTGCCGCCGCTGCTGCTGCATTACAACAGCCATCAGCTACACCGTTTTTGGCTCTACCCACAAATCCTATACTGATTATTCCCTATTCGTTAATACGTTCCGCCAGTTTGATAGCAGGACCTTT ACAATCTCCTTCGGCATCTGTGGTGAATCCGGAAACCACATGTTTCACATTGGATGGTGGCCATTTAAAACCCTTAGCCACCGCCTTAAATATCAACGCTTTGAGTGCTGCATCTACAGCTGCTAATAGTTTagttgcagcagcagcagctacaGTTCCACAACTGTCTGTAGTTGATTCAACACGCCAAACATCTTCCAATGAAACATTGTTAACTGAAAAGAACATCCGAAGGAATGTGGAAGAATCTTCCGAAAATACACCCAAGCGCAAAACGGAGGGACTAAG AGAAACCGCACCTTTGGATTTATCACTTCGACGTTCCCCCATTGCTGCCTTGCTGCAGAAACAACGTCTAAATTCAGCCGCTTCCTTTCTAGATGCTGCCGCTGCTGTGGAGCATCAGCAACGTCTAGACATGGAAACCCTTCTGGAAGCCGGCAAGGAAAACTTGGCCATTGACGATGCTGGCAGCATAACCCCCGAACAAATTGTGTGTGCCCCCTCGTTGCCAAATAGCCCATCGATGAGTCCATCACCTAGAAGAAGAGCCATTAGTCCCAGGAGCTCAGGTGCCGGAAGCACATCTTCGATGTCACCACCAGCCACCATTCCGCCAGGAGCATCAAATTcggcaaatatttttgaaaatttccatttaagATCTTTACTTCCGGCCGAGTTACTAAATCCCCTTTTGGCCAATAAAAATCTAGAACTAGCTTTAAAATTATCTGCCGCTGCTGCAGCTGCAGCCGTTAGTTCCTCCAATAATAATGCCGCTGTGGGAGCACAAGCAGCATCCACACCCGCCGAACTAGCCGCAGCCGCTGTGGCTGCTGCTGCAGCCTCTGGTCGTGGATCACTTTTAGGTTTACCACATCCAGCAGCCGCCAATGCCGCTGCGGCAGTGCAACCCGCCTCTGCAGCTTCAGCTGCACCAAATCAACCCCAAATTTATGTAAAGCAAGGCGTATCGAAATGCAAAGAATGCAATATAGTATTTTGTAAATATGAAAACTATTTGGCCCACAAACAGCACTATTGCTCGGCGCGAAATCAAGACATAGGCGAAGGTGAAAACAAGGTATCTTCAACACCACCCATGGCCACGGCAGCTTCACAAGCCGAAACGACTCCAGTTGCCTACCAACAGCTAATTTGTGCAGCTTGCGGCATCAAATACACTTCCTTGGACAATCTGAGAGCCCATCAAAACTACTACTGCCCCAAGGGAGGTGGCGCTGTAGCTGCTGCTGCAGCAGCGGCCGCCGCAGCGGCAGCGGCTAATGCAGAGAGTTCCCAAATGGCATTGCCCACAAAGGAGAAATGTACAAAATGTAAAACTCTACATGAATATGGTTTGCCATGTCCACCACCGCCAGCATTAGCACAGCCAGCACCACAGCATACGCCAACGGCCACTGCTGCGTCTGTTACAGCACCCACTTCATCCAGCACTGGCAGCAGTTCCTCTACAGGCGGTCACAATCAAAACGTTTACAAATGCCCCCTTTGTGATGCCGTTAGTTTAACCGCCAGCGAAAGTCGCAAGCACATGGAAACCCATGGCACAGTCAAGGCCTTCAGATGTACCATTTGTCGCTATAAAGGCAACACCTTAAG GGGTATGCGCACCCACATTCGCATGCATTTCGATAAGAAATCCaccgatttaaatgaagaaCATTTTATGGCCTGCATATTGGAGGATGAATCCATTGAAATACCAAGTGCTGCTTCATTAAACCAAGAGCATCTGGTCCAGCAACAACAGAAACATTTACAGCAACAAGTTGCTGCTGCAGCTGCTGTAGCGGCTGGCcttcaacagcaacagcagcaacaatcgCAACAGCAACAGGTGTTCAATTGTGATATTTGTAATTACTCCTCCACCTACAAAGGCAATGTG CTTCGTCATATGAAGTTGGTGCATCCGCACATTATAACCAATTCACCTTCAATATCTCCAGAAGCAGGCGATTTGGAAACTGCAGAAACAAACTCCTTAAGTGGCAGTCTCAATGGTGACAATGGAATTAATAC TTTCGCCATTAAATCAGAGCCTGTAGATCATGCCACCGCTAATGCGCCTACAACTCCTGTAGTATTACTAAATCCACATGATAATAATAACTCTCCGATACCGAGCATTGGTCAACATCCGGTACATGCAAATGATCTAATGCATCACATAAAATCTGAACCCATGGAAATTTCCATAGAGCCACCAACGGGACCCATGATGAGCATAACGCCAACACTTAGATCGCCAGCTATcggaccaccaccaccactcaaTGCCACACCCGAAGAAAATGTCAACAATCAAAAGTATTGTCAAACCTGTGACATTTCCTTTAATTACATGAAGACTTATTTGGCCCACAAACAATTCTACTGTAAGAATAAAATGCGACGACCCGAAACCAATGACAGTCCCAGTCCAAATGCTGGTGTTTTGGTCTCAGCAGCTGCGGTTCCCTCTCCCAACTCACTTATGATGCAAAAGAACAAAGAGAATTTACAACAAGAGGCAGCCATTTGA